From a region of the Oscillospiraceae bacterium genome:
- a CDS encoding valine--tRNA ligase: MEKDYSFQTIEKQMQEFWEAEHIYKFDPNKKREIYSIDTPPPTVSGSLHIGHIFSYTQAEMIARFRRMQGYNVFYPFGFDDNGLPTERLVERDEGVIAKNMPRSDFILKCISTTKKNESEFKSMWRSLGFSVDWSLQYETISPAVRKISQELFLELVKQKKAYSKESPVLWCTECQTSIAQAELDTKDIDSTFNYIPFTVDGDIIEVATTRPELLYGCVCLFVNPEDKRYSKFIGKSARVPLYNYNIPIMTDKKVSLDKGTGAVMCATFGDSTDAEWTEEYSLPYRKIILPDGFIDKSVPFIGGMKTTAARKEIIRLLFEKGLLIKSESITHTVAVHERCGKEIEIIPSRQWYIDILFEKERFLKAADEINWYPEQMKNRYIAWVTNLKWDWCISRQRYFGIPFPVWYCKGCGKAVFADPDQLPVNPLETEYNGKCECGCREYVPESAVFDTWATSSITPQINERFGIPLVPMSMRAQAHEIIRTWTFYTIVRSLYHTGKLPWKDIMISGFVLAKKGEKISKSKSNSDFAPAKLIADNSADAMRYWAASARLGTDTFFSPDDLSASKRFITKLWNASKFAISHLQNIDLSKIPELLPIDKWIMARTDDAIIEATELLNEYEIGSARHEIDELFWKDFCDNYVEIVKERLYRPDIHGEEERKSGQYALYYALINIIKLYAVYVPHITEYIYQEFFRQYENKASIHLLLWEKPNGIDTELLEFGDALKSSIAEMRKYKSENKLSMRTQIEAMKIIAPEKLIPLFKKSEKDLLACSMAKSLIYVTLPEKDTRPL, translated from the coding sequence ATGGAGAAGGATTACAGTTTTCAAACAATCGAAAAACAAATGCAGGAATTTTGGGAAGCCGAACACATTTACAAATTCGACCCAAATAAAAAAAGAGAGATATATTCTATCGACACACCGCCGCCCACAGTCAGCGGCAGCCTGCATATCGGTCATATTTTTTCATACACTCAGGCAGAAATGATAGCAAGATTTCGCAGAATGCAGGGTTATAATGTCTTTTATCCTTTTGGGTTTGATGATAACGGACTGCCGACAGAACGGCTCGTTGAGCGTGACGAGGGTGTCATAGCAAAAAATATGCCACGAAGCGACTTCATTCTGAAATGTATTTCTACAACTAAAAAAAATGAAAGCGAATTTAAAAGCATGTGGAGATCGCTCGGCTTTTCCGTCGACTGGTCTCTGCAATATGAAACAATCAGCCCAGCAGTCAGGAAAATATCGCAGGAATTATTTTTGGAGCTTGTGAAACAGAAAAAAGCATATTCAAAGGAATCGCCCGTTTTGTGGTGCACGGAATGTCAAACCTCCATCGCGCAGGCGGAGCTTGATACAAAGGACATCGATTCAACCTTCAACTATATTCCATTTACAGTTGACGGAGATATTATCGAGGTCGCAACAACCCGCCCGGAGCTGCTTTACGGATGTGTTTGCCTGTTTGTCAATCCGGAGGACAAGCGTTATTCCAAATTTATCGGCAAATCCGCGCGTGTTCCGCTTTATAACTATAATATACCGATTATGACGGATAAAAAAGTCAGCCTTGATAAAGGAACGGGAGCGGTCATGTGCGCCACCTTTGGAGACAGCACAGATGCCGAATGGACAGAAGAGTATAGTCTTCCGTATCGTAAAATCATTTTACCTGACGGCTTTATTGACAAAAGCGTTCCGTTTATCGGCGGAATGAAAACAACTGCCGCAAGAAAAGAAATCATCAGGCTGCTTTTCGAAAAGGGGCTGCTTATAAAATCAGAAAGCATCACTCACACAGTGGCCGTCCATGAACGCTGCGGAAAGGAAATTGAAATCATTCCGTCTCGTCAGTGGTATATTGACATTTTATTCGAAAAGGAGCGATTTCTGAAAGCGGCCGATGAAATTAACTGGTATCCCGAGCAAATGAAAAACCGTTATATCGCCTGGGTCACGAACCTCAAATGGGATTGGTGTATTTCCCGGCAGAGATATTTCGGAATACCGTTTCCCGTCTGGTACTGCAAAGGCTGCGGTAAAGCTGTCTTTGCTGATCCTGATCAGCTGCCTGTAAATCCGCTGGAGACGGAATATAATGGCAAATGTGAATGCGGATGCCGCGAGTATGTCCCGGAAAGCGCTGTTTTTGACACCTGGGCAACTTCGTCAATAACTCCGCAAATAAATGAACGTTTCGGTATTCCGCTTGTTCCGATGAGCATGAGAGCACAGGCACACGAAATTATCCGCACATGGACCTTTTATACAATAGTCAGAAGTCTTTACCATACAGGAAAGCTTCCATGGAAGGATATTATGATAAGCGGATTCGTTCTTGCAAAGAAGGGCGAGAAGATCAGCAAGTCAAAAAGCAACAGCGATTTCGCGCCGGCAAAATTGATTGCCGATAATTCCGCAGACGCTATGAGGTATTGGGCGGCAAGTGCAAGGCTCGGCACAGACACATTTTTTTCGCCGGATGATCTGTCAGCTTCAAAGAGGTTTATTACAAAGCTGTGGAACGCCTCAAAATTTGCGATTTCTCATTTGCAAAATATTGATTTATCAAAAATTCCGGAACTGCTGCCCATTGATAAATGGATAATGGCCCGCACTGATGATGCGATCATTGAAGCAACCGAATTGCTGAATGAATATGAAATCGGTTCGGCAAGGCATGAAATCGACGAACTGTTTTGGAAGGATTTTTGCGATAACTACGTCGAAATCGTAAAGGAAAGGCTGTATCGGCCCGATATTCACGGTGAAGAAGAACGAAAAAGCGGTCAGTATGCGCTTTATTATGCTTTAATCAATATCATCAAGCTGTACGCCGTTTACGTTCCGCATATCACTGAATATATCTATCAAGAGTTTTTCAGGCAATATGAAAATAAAGCATCAATTCATCTGCTGCTTTGGGAAAAGCCAAACGGAATAGATACGGAATTACTGGAGTTTGGCGACGCCTTGAAAAGCTCGATAGCCGAAATGCGTAAATACAAATCGGAGAACAAGCTTTCAATGCGGACGCAAATAGAAGCAATGAAAATTATCGCTCCGGAAAAACTTATACCCTTATTCAAAAAAAG